A genome region from Streptomyces xanthophaeus includes the following:
- a CDS encoding bifunctional glycosyltransferase family 2/GtrA family protein — protein sequence MRTDTSTGALPARAPLAPVPGEPVLDVVIPVFNEEKDLGPCVRRLHEHLSRTFPYPFRITVADNASTDRTPEVARGLAAALDGVRSTRLEEKGRGRALRQVWSGSDAPVLAYMDVDLSTDLNALLPLVAPLISGHSDLAIGTRLARSSRVVRGAKREFISRAYNLLLRSSLAARFSDAQCGFKAIRREVAERLLPLVEDTGWFFDTELLVLAERAGLRIHEVPVDWVDDPDSTVHIVRTATEDLKGVWRVGRALAVGALPLDRLARPFGDDPRDRAALPGVEGGLARQLLGFCAVGALSTVLYLLLYSAFRAGTGPQFANGAALLLSALANTAANRRLTFGVRGRDRAVRHQAQGLVVFGIGLALTSGSLAALGAATADPAHSTELAVLITANLAATVLRFLLFRAWVFPERRDTPVKDDIR from the coding sequence ATGCGAACCGACACCTCTACCGGGGCCCTTCCGGCACGGGCGCCCCTCGCGCCCGTGCCCGGCGAGCCCGTCCTCGACGTGGTGATCCCTGTCTTCAACGAGGAGAAGGACCTCGGCCCGTGCGTCCGCAGACTGCACGAGCACCTCAGCCGGACCTTCCCCTATCCCTTCCGGATCACGGTCGCCGACAACGCGAGCACCGACCGCACTCCCGAGGTCGCGCGGGGGCTCGCCGCCGCGCTGGACGGCGTACGCAGCACCCGCCTGGAGGAGAAGGGCCGGGGCAGGGCCCTGCGCCAGGTGTGGTCCGGTTCGGACGCCCCCGTCCTCGCCTACATGGACGTGGACCTCTCCACCGACCTCAACGCCCTGCTGCCGCTGGTCGCACCGCTGATCTCCGGCCACTCCGACCTCGCCATCGGCACCCGCCTGGCCCGGTCCTCACGGGTGGTGCGGGGCGCGAAGCGGGAGTTCATCTCGCGTGCCTACAACCTCCTCCTGAGGTCCTCCCTCGCCGCCCGGTTCAGCGACGCGCAGTGCGGGTTCAAGGCGATCCGGCGTGAGGTCGCCGAGCGGCTGCTGCCGCTGGTGGAGGACACGGGCTGGTTCTTCGACACCGAACTGCTCGTGCTCGCCGAACGGGCCGGGCTGCGGATCCACGAGGTGCCGGTGGACTGGGTCGACGACCCCGACTCCACCGTCCACATCGTCCGGACCGCCACCGAGGACCTCAAGGGCGTCTGGCGCGTGGGCCGGGCCCTGGCGGTCGGCGCGCTCCCGCTGGACCGGCTCGCCCGCCCCTTCGGCGACGATCCGCGCGACCGCGCCGCACTGCCCGGAGTGGAGGGCGGACTCGCCCGCCAGCTGCTCGGCTTCTGCGCCGTCGGAGCGCTGTCCACCGTGCTCTACCTGCTCCTGTACTCCGCCTTCCGCGCCGGGACCGGCCCGCAGTTCGCCAACGGCGCCGCGCTGCTGCTCTCCGCGCTCGCCAACACCGCCGCCAACCGCCGGCTCACCTTCGGCGTGCGCGGCCGGGACCGGGCCGTGCGCCACCAGGCCCAGGGCCTCGTGGTGTTCGGCATCGGGCTGGCCCTCACCAGCGGCTCCCTCGCCGCGCTCGGTGCGGCCACCGCCGATCCCGCGCACAGCACCGAACTGGCCGTGCTGATCACCGCCAACCTCGCCGCCACCGTGCTGCGCTTCCTGCTCTTCCGCGCCTGGGTCTTCCCCGAGCGGCGCGACACTCCCGTGAAGGACGACATTCGATGA
- a CDS encoding ArnT family glycosyltransferase gives MTTAAPSLFPVPEARAGTGRRAAADRPRWELPALAGLLIATAALLLWDLGSSGYANSFYSAAVQAGSESWKAFFFGSSDAGNSITVDKPPAALWPMMLSVRLFGLGAWQILVPQALMGVATTGVLYAAVRRQFGPAAGLLSGAAFALTPVAALMFRFNNPDALLTLLLTVTVYCVLRALDGARTQWLVWAGVAVGFAFLTKTLQAFVILPPLALLYAVCAPTRLRKRLGQLLLAGLAMVVAGGWWVAVVELWPASSRPYIGGSQNNSFLELTLGYNGLGRINGNETGSVGGGGRGGAGGGGGGGWGETGIDRLFSGNIGGQIAWLLPAALVLLVAGLLITWRARRATDSLEGMARAAFLAWGGSMLITVAVFSYMQGIFHEYYTVALAPFVAALIGMGVAVLWEERGGKAAALTLSGTLALTAVWSYVLLGRATGYLPWLRWAVLVGGLLVAAALPFAARAGRRALQATAALGVAVALAGPFAYCLTTVGTAHTGSIVTAGPAVAGGRGGPGGMMGGPGGFGGPGEMLQGGQGRQGGMPNGGRPGAGQQGGVPPQGAMPQGGTVPGGIPQGQGQGGVGAGRGGERFGGGQGGPGGLLNGARVSAEAKKALTTDAGEYTWAAAAIGAQNAASYQLASEAPVMPIGGFNGSDPSPTLEQFQKYVRDGKIHWFIGQSTTAGGAEGGMPGGGGPGGGGGPGGGTSTDIETWVKATFKASTVGGATFYDLTAPTA, from the coding sequence ATGACCACGGCAGCACCCTCGCTCTTCCCGGTCCCCGAGGCCCGCGCCGGTACCGGCCGCCGCGCGGCGGCCGACCGCCCCCGCTGGGAACTCCCCGCCCTGGCCGGGCTGCTGATCGCCACCGCCGCCCTGCTCCTGTGGGACCTCGGCTCCTCCGGCTACGCCAACTCCTTCTACTCCGCCGCCGTGCAGGCGGGCAGTGAGAGCTGGAAGGCCTTCTTCTTCGGCTCCTCCGACGCCGGCAACTCCATCACCGTCGACAAGCCCCCGGCGGCCCTGTGGCCGATGATGCTGTCCGTCCGGCTCTTCGGGCTCGGCGCCTGGCAGATCCTCGTACCGCAGGCCCTGATGGGTGTTGCGACCACCGGTGTGCTGTACGCCGCCGTGCGCCGCCAGTTCGGTCCCGCGGCCGGGCTGCTGAGCGGCGCCGCCTTCGCGCTGACGCCCGTCGCCGCGCTGATGTTCCGTTTCAACAACCCCGACGCGCTGCTGACCCTGCTGCTGACCGTCACCGTGTACTGCGTGCTGCGCGCCCTCGACGGGGCCCGCACCCAGTGGCTGGTCTGGGCCGGGGTGGCGGTCGGTTTCGCCTTCCTCACCAAGACCCTGCAGGCCTTCGTCATCCTGCCGCCGCTGGCCCTCCTGTACGCCGTCTGCGCGCCCACCCGGCTGCGCAAGCGGCTCGGCCAGTTGCTGCTGGCGGGGCTCGCGATGGTGGTGGCCGGCGGCTGGTGGGTCGCCGTCGTCGAGCTGTGGCCGGCCTCCTCCCGCCCGTACATCGGCGGCTCGCAGAACAACTCCTTCCTGGAGCTCACCCTCGGCTACAACGGCCTCGGCCGGATCAACGGCAACGAGACCGGCAGCGTGGGCGGCGGCGGCCGGGGCGGCGCCGGTGGCGGCGGTGGCGGAGGCTGGGGAGAGACCGGCATCGACCGGCTCTTCTCGGGCAACATCGGCGGGCAGATCGCGTGGCTGCTGCCGGCGGCCCTGGTCCTGCTGGTGGCCGGTCTGCTGATCACCTGGCGGGCGCGCCGGGCCACCGACTCGCTGGAGGGCATGGCCCGGGCGGCGTTCCTGGCCTGGGGCGGTTCGATGCTGATCACCGTGGCCGTCTTCAGCTACATGCAGGGCATCTTCCACGAGTACTACACCGTGGCGCTGGCGCCGTTCGTGGCCGCCCTGATCGGCATGGGCGTCGCCGTGCTGTGGGAGGAGCGGGGCGGCAAGGCCGCCGCGCTCACCCTGTCCGGCACGCTCGCCCTGACGGCGGTCTGGTCGTACGTGCTGCTCGGCCGCGCCACCGGCTATCTGCCGTGGCTGCGCTGGGCGGTCCTGGTGGGCGGGCTGCTCGTCGCGGCCGCGCTGCCGTTCGCAGCGCGGGCCGGGCGCCGGGCGCTGCAGGCCACGGCGGCACTGGGCGTGGCGGTGGCGCTGGCCGGGCCGTTCGCGTACTGCCTGACCACGGTGGGCACGGCGCACACCGGCTCCATCGTGACCGCCGGACCGGCGGTGGCGGGCGGCCGGGGCGGACCGGGCGGGATGATGGGCGGCCCGGGCGGCTTCGGCGGACCCGGCGAGATGCTCCAGGGTGGCCAGGGCCGCCAGGGCGGGATGCCGAACGGCGGCCGGCCGGGCGCCGGGCAGCAGGGAGGTGTGCCGCCGCAGGGCGCGATGCCGCAGGGCGGGACGGTTCCGGGCGGTATCCCGCAGGGCCAGGGCCAGGGCGGTGTGGGTGCGGGGCGCGGTGGCGAGCGGTTCGGCGGCGGCCAGGGCGGTCCCGGCGGCCTGTTGAACGGCGCCCGGGTGAGCGCGGAGGCCAAGAAGGCCCTCACCACCGACGCCGGCGAGTACACCTGGGCGGCGGCCGCGATCGGCGCCCAGAACGCGGCGAGCTACCAGCTGGCCTCCGAGGCGCCCGTCATGCCGATCGGCGGCTTCAACGGCAGCGACCCCTCGCCGACCCTGGAGCAGTTCCAGAAGTACGTGCGGGACGGGAAGATCCACTGGTTCATCGGCCAGAGCACCACCGCCGGCGGCGCCGAGGGCGGCATGCCCGGGGGCGGCGGCCCGGGCGGCGGGGGCGGCCCGGGCGGGGGTACCAGCACGGACATCGAGACCTGGGTCAAGGCCACCTTCAAGGCGTCCACGGTCGGCGGAGCCACCTTCTACGACCTGACGGCTCCGACGGCCTGA
- a CDS encoding TetR/AcrR family transcriptional regulator — protein sequence MVTAADPGETRTSVWLAARPAAPARRRSEAPSGLDRERITAATVRLLDADGLARFSMRRLAAGLGVTAMSLYWYVDTKQDLLELALDRALGALELPPETAPSAVAGAAVGAAVGGEPGWPGRLRALARGYRRVLADHPWVAPLTAAFPNIGPHARAFDAALQRLLDDTGLVDAARTGAHLAVSQFLHGCGGTVRRAPEGDFCLALDILIAGIEAKAPPGRAD from the coding sequence ATGGTGACCGCGGCCGATCCCGGCGAGACCCGCACCAGTGTGTGGCTGGCCGCCAGGCCTGCCGCACCCGCCAGACGCCGCAGCGAGGCACCCTCCGGGCTGGACCGGGAGCGGATCACCGCCGCCACCGTGCGGCTGCTCGACGCCGACGGGCTGGCCCGGTTCTCGATGCGGCGGCTGGCCGCAGGGCTCGGGGTGACTGCGATGTCCCTGTACTGGTACGTGGACACCAAGCAGGATCTGCTCGAACTCGCCCTCGACAGAGCCCTGGGTGCACTGGAACTGCCGCCCGAGACGGCGCCGAGCGCGGTGGCGGGCGCGGCGGTGGGCGCGGCGGTGGGCGGTGAGCCGGGCTGGCCGGGGCGGCTGCGGGCGCTGGCCCGCGGCTACCGGCGGGTGCTGGCGGACCACCCGTGGGTCGCCCCGCTCACCGCCGCGTTCCCCAACATCGGCCCGCACGCGCGGGCCTTCGACGCCGCCCTCCAGCGGCTGCTGGACGACACCGGCCTGGTGGACGCCGCCCGCACCGGCGCCCACCTGGCCGTCTCGCAGTTCCTGCACGGATGCGGCGGGACGGTCCGGCGGGCGCCGGAGGGCGACTTCTGCCTGGCGCTCGACATCCTGATCGCGGGCATCGAGGCCAAGGCTCCGCCGGGCCGTGCGGACTAG
- a CDS encoding MDR family MFS transporter, with product MTHPQIMKALSGLMLGMFVAILSSTIVSNALPQIISDLGGTQSSYTWVVTAALLSMTAATPLWGKLSDLFSKKLLVQISLVIYVLGSVVAGLSQNTGTLIACRVVQGIGVGGLSALAQIVMAAMISPRERGRYSGYLGAVFAVATVGGPLLGGVITDTEWLGWRWCFYVGVPFAIIALIVLQRTLHLPVVRRDVKVDWLGAFLISGAVSLLLIWVTQAGDSYEWISWQTWAMTGGALLLGLLFVLVESRASDPIIPLRLFRNKTISLASAASLFVGIAMFSGTVFFSQFFQLARGESPTMSGILTIPMIAGLFVSSTVSGQVITKTGRWKAWLVSGGVLLTAGLGLLGTLRHDTPYWHIAIHMALTGLGLGMMMQNLVLATQNQVAPEDLGAASSVVTFFRSLGGAMGVSALGAVMAHRVTHYVQDGLAALGPKAAALGHGGTAGGGIPDLDKLPAPIRDVIESAYGHGVGDVFLYAAPFALLGLVLVVFIKEVALKSKPAAHAPAASNDPAPAETAVKA from the coding sequence ATGACCCACCCGCAGATCATGAAGGCGCTGTCCGGGCTGATGCTCGGCATGTTCGTGGCGATCCTGTCGTCCACGATCGTCTCCAACGCCCTCCCCCAGATCATCAGCGACCTCGGCGGCACCCAGTCCTCGTACACCTGGGTGGTGACCGCCGCGCTGCTGTCGATGACGGCCGCCACCCCGCTGTGGGGCAAGCTGTCCGACCTCTTCAGCAAGAAGCTGCTGGTCCAGATATCCCTCGTGATCTACGTCCTCGGATCCGTGGTCGCGGGCCTGTCCCAGAACACCGGCACGCTGATTGCCTGCCGCGTGGTCCAGGGCATCGGCGTCGGCGGCCTCTCCGCCCTGGCGCAGATCGTGATGGCCGCGATGATCTCCCCGCGCGAGCGCGGCCGGTACAGCGGCTACCTGGGCGCGGTCTTCGCCGTCGCCACCGTCGGCGGCCCGCTGCTGGGCGGTGTCATCACCGACACCGAGTGGCTGGGCTGGCGCTGGTGCTTCTACGTCGGCGTGCCGTTCGCGATCATCGCGCTCATCGTGCTCCAGCGCACCCTGCACCTCCCGGTCGTGCGCCGCGACGTCAAGGTCGACTGGCTGGGCGCCTTCCTGATCAGCGGCGCCGTCTCGCTGCTGCTGATCTGGGTCACGCAGGCCGGCGACTCCTACGAGTGGATCTCCTGGCAGACCTGGGCGATGACGGGCGGCGCGCTGCTGCTCGGCCTGCTCTTCGTCCTCGTCGAGTCCCGCGCGAGCGACCCGATCATCCCGCTGCGGCTGTTCCGCAACAAGACCATCAGCCTCGCCTCGGCGGCCTCCCTGTTCGTGGGCATCGCGATGTTCTCCGGGACCGTGTTTTTCAGCCAGTTCTTCCAGTTGGCCCGCGGTGAGTCCCCGACGATGTCCGGAATCCTCACGATTCCGATGATCGCCGGCCTCTTCGTCTCCTCCACGGTTTCCGGTCAGGTGATCACCAAGACCGGCAGGTGGAAGGCCTGGCTCGTCTCCGGCGGCGTCCTGCTGACCGCCGGTCTGGGTCTGCTGGGCACCCTGCGCCACGACACCCCGTACTGGCACATCGCGATCCACATGGCGCTGACCGGCCTCGGTCTCGGCATGATGATGCAGAACCTGGTCCTCGCCACCCAGAACCAGGTGGCCCCCGAGGACCTGGGCGCCGCCAGCTCGGTCGTCACCTTCTTCCGCTCCCTCGGCGGCGCCATGGGCGTCTCCGCGCTGGGCGCGGTCATGGCCCACCGGGTGACGCACTACGTCCAGGACGGCCTCGCGGCCCTCGGCCCGAAGGCTGCGGCCCTCGGCCACGGCGGCACTGCCGGGGGCGGTATCCCCGACCTCGACAAGCTGCCCGCGCCGATCCGCGACGTCATCGAGTCCGCGTACGGGCACGGCGTCGGCGACGTGTTCCTCTACGCGGCCCCGTTCGCGCTGCTCGGACTGGTCCTCGTGGTGTTCATCAAGGAGGTCGCGCTGAAGTCGAAGCCGGCGGCCCACGCCCCGGCGGCATCGAACGACCCGGCCCCCGCCGAGACCGCCGTCAAGGCTTAA
- a CDS encoding MarR family winged helix-turn-helix transcriptional regulator, which translates to MPPAPYAELARQLTGIGAVRRELARCLPPDCPPGAAAVLTLLDRHGEMRLSRLTEFMGVDISVTSRHVTHIADRGWIERETDPGDGRCRILRLTPAGRALLTELGARCTASLERALHDWSPQDIDVLNTLLARLRSSF; encoded by the coding sequence GTGCCGCCCGCTCCGTATGCGGAGCTGGCCCGCCAGCTCACCGGAATCGGCGCGGTCAGGCGCGAGCTCGCCCGCTGCCTGCCCCCGGACTGCCCGCCCGGTGCCGCCGCCGTTCTCACCCTGCTCGACCGGCACGGGGAGATGCGGCTGAGCCGGCTGACCGAGTTCATGGGGGTCGACATCTCCGTGACCAGCCGGCACGTCACGCACATCGCCGACCGCGGCTGGATCGAGCGCGAGACCGACCCGGGCGACGGACGCTGCCGGATCCTGCGGCTCACCCCGGCCGGGCGGGCGCTCCTCACCGAGCTCGGCGCCCGCTGCACGGCCTCGCTGGAGAGAGCCCTCCACGACTGGTCCCCCCAGGACATCGACGTACTCAACACCCTGCTGGCCCGACTCCGATCGAGCTTCTAG
- a CDS encoding RNA polymerase sigma factor SigF — MSVDQGSSKVLTLVKSAPAPTAPAASDRSEAIDTRTLSRSLFLRLAALDADSPERAYVRDTLIELNLPLVRYAAARFRSRNEPMEDIVQVGTIGLIKAIDRFDCERGVEFPTFAMPTVVGEIKRFFRDTSWSVRVPRRLQELRLALTKASDELAQKLDRSPTVPELAAVLGVSEEDVVDGLAVGNAYTASSLDSPSPEDEGGEGSLADRLGYEDTALEGVEYRESLKPLLAKLPPRERQIIMLRFFANMTQSQIGEEVGISQMHVSRLLTRTLAQLRVGLIGE; from the coding sequence ATGTCCGTAGACCAGGGCAGCTCCAAGGTGCTCACGCTCGTCAAGAGCGCGCCTGCGCCCACAGCACCTGCAGCGTCCGACCGCTCGGAAGCCATCGACACCCGGACCCTCTCCCGCTCCCTCTTCCTGCGGCTCGCCGCCCTGGATGCGGACAGCCCCGAACGGGCGTACGTACGCGACACCCTGATCGAGCTGAACCTGCCTCTCGTGCGCTACGCGGCCGCCCGGTTCCGCAGCCGCAACGAGCCGATGGAAGACATCGTCCAGGTCGGCACCATCGGCCTGATCAAGGCGATCGACCGCTTCGACTGCGAACGCGGCGTCGAGTTCCCGACGTTCGCGATGCCGACCGTCGTGGGCGAGATCAAGCGATTCTTCCGGGACACCTCCTGGTCCGTCCGCGTCCCGCGCCGGCTCCAGGAACTGCGCCTGGCGCTGACCAAGGCCAGCGACGAGCTCGCCCAGAAGCTGGACCGCTCGCCGACCGTGCCGGAGCTCGCCGCCGTGCTCGGGGTCTCGGAGGAGGACGTCGTCGACGGCCTCGCCGTCGGCAACGCCTACACGGCATCCTCGCTCGACTCGCCCTCCCCCGAGGACGAGGGCGGCGAGGGCTCCCTCGCGGACCGTCTCGGATACGAGGACACCGCGCTGGAGGGGGTCGAGTACCGCGAGTCTCTGAAGCCGCTGCTCGCCAAACTCCCGCCCCGGGAACGGCAGATCATCATGCTGCGCTTCTTCGCGAACATGACGCAGTCGCAGATCGGCGAGGAGGTCGGCATCTCCCAGATGCACGTCTCCCGGCTGCTGACCCGCACCCTCGCGCAACTGCGCGTAGGACTCATCGGGGAGTGA
- a CDS encoding RNA polymerase sigma factor SigF — MPPQQDPQVPPQPEPQREHRQEPRQEPPEEPPVAPRPPSRGADTRALTQVLFGQLKGLEPGTGEHSRVRGALIEANLPLVRYAAARFRSRNEPMEDVVQVGTIGLINAIDRFDPDRGVQFPTFAMPTVVGEIKRYFRDNVRTVHVPRRLHELWVQVNAATEDLTTLHGRTPTTAEIAERLRITEDEVLSCIEAGRSYHATSLEAAQEGDGMPGLLDRLGYEDPELAGVEHRDLVRHLLVQLPEREQRILLLRYYNNLTQSQISVELGVSQMHVSRLLARSFARLRSANRIEA, encoded by the coding sequence GTGCCACCCCAGCAGGACCCCCAGGTGCCGCCCCAGCCGGAGCCCCAGCGGGAACACCGCCAGGAGCCCCGCCAGGAGCCGCCCGAGGAGCCCCCGGTCGCGCCGAGACCCCCGAGCAGGGGCGCGGACACCCGGGCGCTCACCCAGGTCCTCTTCGGCCAGCTGAAGGGCCTGGAGCCGGGCACCGGCGAGCACAGCCGGGTGCGCGGGGCCCTCATCGAGGCCAACCTCCCGCTCGTCCGGTACGCGGCCGCACGCTTCCGCAGCCGCAACGAGCCGATGGAGGACGTGGTCCAGGTCGGCACCATCGGTCTGATCAACGCCATCGACCGGTTCGACCCGGACCGCGGCGTGCAGTTCCCGACGTTCGCGATGCCGACCGTCGTGGGCGAGATCAAGCGGTACTTCCGCGACAACGTCCGCACCGTCCACGTGCCGCGCCGCCTCCATGAGCTCTGGGTCCAGGTCAACGCCGCCACCGAGGACCTCACGACCCTGCACGGCCGCACCCCGACCACCGCCGAGATCGCCGAGCGGCTGCGCATCACCGAGGACGAGGTGCTGTCCTGCATCGAGGCCGGGCGCAGCTACCACGCGACCTCCCTGGAGGCCGCCCAGGAGGGCGACGGCATGCCCGGGCTGCTGGACCGCCTCGGCTACGAGGACCCGGAGCTGGCCGGGGTCGAGCACCGCGACCTCGTCCGCCACCTCCTCGTACAGCTGCCCGAACGTGAGCAAAGGATCCTGCTCCTGCGGTACTACAACAATCTGACGCAGTCACAGATCAGCGTGGAGCTCGGCGTCTCCCAGATGCACGTCTCCCGACTCCTCGCCCGGAGTTTCGCCCGACTGAGATCCGCAAACAGGATCGAGGCGTAA